The Haliotis asinina isolate JCU_RB_2024 chromosome 3, JCU_Hal_asi_v2, whole genome shotgun sequence genome segment TTGGCATGGAAAACACCTTAGAATCTTTCTCTTTGGTGATTATGATTTCTTATCCAAGGTGTACGGCATTTCTGGTGCAGCTGCCAAATTCCCTTGCCTGTGGTGTCATGCTTCAAAATTTCAGATACAGAAGGACCCCGAAAGTCGAGAGTATGTGGAAGGTAGAACTCTTAAAACGCTGAAAAGAGATCACAGACAGTTTGTAGAAAAGGGACAGGGTAAAATTGAAAATGCCGGGGCATACCACAATGCCATCCATCAGCCTCTATTCCCAGTGCACATCAACAGAGTATGCCCaccatatttgcatattttactaGGAGTAGTGAAAAAACATCATGTAATGCTGGAACGAGAATGTCATGAACTGGACTTGCTCATCGGAGGACATGCTCTAATGACTGAGGAGGAAAGTCCAGATGCTGAATTTGGGGAATACATTCTGAGAAGTCGTGAAATACAGAAACGGgaaaagaaagagaaaaaatTAAGTACCCTTTTAGAAGAAATGGAGGACAATACACCTCTCGCCCATTTGGAGTTACAGGAAAATAaattacaagaaacattaaagaaACTACGGAAAAATATATCAAGAAAGACCcaagaaaacaaacttaaggAAAGGAAAGGCCCAGTTACATCAAATTTGGACAAATTGTTGAATTCACATAAAATTGTTCCCCAGGCCTATCATGCACGTTCCTTTGTGGGGAATCACTGTAAGAAGTATCTTGAGCCCCAAGTGTATGAAGACCTTTGCAGGAGCATTACAACCATCGCCTGcaaaatgacaaaacatgaTGGAACTCTATTACGGGCATACTGGATTAGGGATGTGTATGAGGAGCTTAACCGGAAATTTTCTGTTGTTCATAAACTTATCAGTCATGACAAGCCAATAGGTCGTGAAGAAATTCCAACAATCCAAAAGAAGATAAAAGAGTACATGTCCTTTTATCGCCGAAAATTCCCGTCCAGTAGCGTTACTCCCAAAATGCATTTTTTGGAGGATCACGTGTGTGACTGGATCAACACCTGGGGTTTTGGATTAGGCTTGCATGGCGAGCAGGGAGGCGAGCAAGTCCACGCTACCATCAACCTGTTGAAGCGGCGTGTATGGGGGGTGAAATCTGACAAgatgaaatatgaaatcatgCTGAAGGAACATCACATGCAGATATCACCCTGTGTGCAGTCCGTACTTCCAGTCCCCACAAAAAGAGTGAAAAACTCATAAGGGCTCTTCTCGTTGTTATATTGATACACATTGGTGTACCCCGTGAATAACATATATGACACAGGATACAGCAATAAATGACAAAATCATTCATACCATGCAAACAATGAATTGTGTATAATATTTGCCCTGACAGTGTGATATCGACACTCTTTTCATTTGTGTGTACATACTTCTCATATTACCTGCAGTGGATGGATTTAGCAGTTTCCAAACAGTGAGTCCATATTCCGTATAATTTTGAGGACAAATACCCTGCTTGAATATGACTGCATGACTGTATTGGTAGAATTAGATAACACACTCAGtgtgcatatatactgaattgCAGGGAAAACTCTACAAAGACCCCTTAAAGCgatttgaaaatgaacatatCCTTCTTATTATAATGCTTTGAAAATGTAAGGAATGTCAACTTTCTACCTGAATAAATccaatacatatatacatttcttAAATAATAGTAGATAGCACTGATGTATGTGACAACTTTGACTAAATTCGATTGTATTTTATTGTCTAAAGGGAGTACATGTAATACACGTGCAGGTTTTATATAGCATGTGCAATCTAGATCTGGGCTCAGGAATGTACAGGCCAACCGCACTGCCTTATCTCTCTCTGCCTTCCTGACTCAGCCAGCCACGCTGTGTGTACCAACTAAGTTGCCTGGTTTTAAACAGCTGTGAGATATATTGCAGATTGGCGAAACGAAGATGACATCCGTCACCTACGACTGAGTTGATTTTTAACAACCGAAACAGTTATCCTAATTGTTGACTTAAACAGTTCTATAGCTAGTCAGTAGCAGGTGATCTGAGTAAATGATTTTATTTGCTCAGTGTGTTTTAAAATACTACACTGAAAAGAAGAATGTCAGGTCAACCCTGACCACACATGAAGTCGTATCGTCGTTACTTTCATGTGGACATCAGGACAACAATGGATTTTTTCTGTATGCCATGGATCTTACACATATACTGTAATTTCTATAACCTGCATACCCCGCTTTCTGACCTACATGAATCATTTAGTTCCGACTTTATATCGTTTCGTATTCACACAAGACAAGTTTATATCAAAATGCGAAGAATTTAGTAACTGAAAATTTGCTCCATCTACAATACAAAGCTTAGTTATTATACTGCGTGTAATGGAAAGGATTCTTGCTGTAAGTGTCTCTTTGACAGAAATTGCTGCACCTACTGACAAGTGTGTGTACAAATAGCCACCATATAATTACAATAATGAACGCTATAGCATACGCACTTTTGCTGACTTAAAACGCCATCAACATAGGAAGTCAAGTAGATTTGAATTGTACTTTCGCACAGATTTAACCTTCCGACATGACGAATTTAGAACTATTATTATTTGGCACTTGTATTGATCAACCTCGGAATTACCTTCACTTTGGGGTTTAGTAGGCGAGTCTGTAGAAGTAGGTCTTGAAATAATAGCGAAAGGAAGAATAGTCTTTACAGAGTCTAATTTCAGTGGGTACTCTATTCCAGGCAGTAGCAGCAGAATAGGAGAATGTCCTTGGCCAAATCGTTGGTCCGGTCACGAAGAGTAACAAGGCAGCGTTTCTTTTCTGATCTGAGATACTTAATGGGCTGGTAGATATTGAAGAGTATGGACAGATAGTTTGGCGCTATTCCAGAGAAACACTTAAAAGCAAGACAACATAGTTTATATGTTAGTCTGTGCTCGATTGCTGAGCCAGTGCAGCGATTGCAAAACTGGAGATATGTGATCAGAGTTTGGAGTCAGTGACACAGTTCTAGCTGCAGTGTGTTTTGGACAAGTTGTAGACCGGAGATCTGAAATTTTGTAGCACCGGCCAGGACAATAATCCATTCTACTCATGAGACAGGACAACGACGGCAGCAGAGTCGCTGGTTAAGTGTTTGTGTATGCTCCCAATATTTCTCAGATGAAAAAGCAACTTTTAATTAGATTGACGACATGGTGATCGATTGAGAGCTCTGGATCGAGAGTCACACCAAGATTCTAAACAGTGTTCGACATTGGGATCTGGGAAGTACCGCATTCAAAACTGGACACTGAGCATTGAGATCGACGTGTACGTAATCCGATCAGAAGGCGTTAACTCCTGTCTTTATTAACTCCTGTCTTTATTAACTCCTGTCTTTATTAACTCTTGTCATTATTTATCTTCAAATAATTCTTAAGCATCAGTGTCTTGACATCCTCACAACAATTGGACATATGCTGGAGTGTGAAGTTAGCTTCCAGAGGATGAGGTAAGAGTGAGTTGAGAAGTTGTATGTCATCGGCACATAGCTGTCGCTGGACATTGTGCTCGTCAATGATTGTTCCAAGAGACTTCACACTACAAAGTAGAAAGTAGAGGTCCTTACACAAAGCCAAGCGGGACTGCACACTTAAGCATGACTGTCTTCGAGTAGGATCCATCAATGTAAAGGGACTGGTACCGTGAAGTGAGATAGGTCTGAAATCACATTAAGGCGGTCCCAACAATACCAAACTGTATCCTCAGAGTATGGTGCAGTTTGCTGGGATCAACAGTATCGAACCGGTATTTAAATCAAGAAGAGCAAAAGTGCTACGAGTTGATGTCAGTGTTCATCCGCAGATCACTGAGAACCTTGAGGGGAGCTATTTCGGTGCAGCTGTGAGCACGGTAGGCAGATTGGTGATGGTCATTTAAGGTTGTTCTTTGAGAGATACTCAGAAAGTCTTTGGCTGAATGCCCTTTCATCTCCTTTTGATAACAATGAAAGATTGGAAATGGGACGATAAGTTTTCAGCTGATTACTAAGTAACAAGCAACTGTTCACGAATCATCATCAAATAGTGTTGTTTCCTTGTCTGTGTAAAGATCTCCGAAAACATGTCATCAATGCGTGTTCACCTGAATAGTTCGCGGAAACATATGGTTGAAATCCTATAGACATATTCCTTGTGACCGATGTAAAGACATTTGAAATGCCCTACCACAGAATTGTTTTGACAGCTCTCTTTGCCTTTAACGTTGTCTCCCAAACATCGTTTTCGCACTGGTAAATCCTCTTCAGATGAGCTTATATTTTAAAGACAAAATAGACCAAagatactggaatattgttgaacatgaaagaaaatttGATGTCTTGTAGGTTGATGTTCGTCAGCTGAGTTTAGTTTAGATCTGAAACAGATGCGGCGGTCCTATGGGTTTCTTGTATTTCTTGTTCAGTATGTCGGAAGTAAATCAggtcattgagtgagtgagttaaatttatttatcgttacatgggcaatatttcagccatttagTGACGAAAGCAATCAATATTATACACAGTGAGTGATAAATGGTAAACTTctgccaacgaaggacagtaaaacaactagattatcacagacagCCATGTAAAACTATTAATTATATCTAAACACTTTAACGATAGAGGACGATACAGTATAAAAAAACAGAAGGTAGAACActataccagggaccatggagGTCATTGAAAAATGTAAAGTTTAAGCTAAATGAGCTTTTCATTGTATTGATTTTCCCGATCCCAGTGAatttctttgattggcattctagaagatGACGAGGTGAAGAATAAGGACAATTTTATGGACATGCAGCCTCTTTATGCTGTACTTTACCCTGTATACTGTTTGTGTTATcaacttcttctattgtatATCATCACCCAAATTACTTCTCACGTACCACTTGCTTTATAACGACATCAGAATCGATGTGGTAACGGCGCCTGTACAGAATAAAAAGGCTGTATAACCACTATTTTTATTTCTCAGCTTTGATCCGAGTGAAGATAATTGCCCAAGTTTTGTCATATACCTCTGCAACATAGTGTGATGTTCACAACATTATATCAGTATCACATACTTCATTCTTTGTAAAATTCAGGAGTCCCCCTTCAGATATCGTTCCGGAGGTTATAACATCTCGGctaaaattatatttaaatcAAACCTTAATAGGAATATTTACATAAGCAGCTCATATactgtctgcttcaaatatgTTTATGACAACCTTGTTTAAATCAAGGCACACATTGTTGTCAATACGCTGAGAGGGTAACTCTCTTGTGGTTACTGTTAGGGATGACATCATTATCAGTTTCTGTTATGCAATGGTGGACTTTCATCCTATATACAGAACATCCGTAGGGTAGGCTTTGCAATTTAATTAGCAGACACCCAAGGAAATGTCAGACGCCTACACATGCCGATACCTCCAGGCAAGATCTCGGAATGAAAAATGCAGCAATGGTGAAGAAATGGGGCTTCGTGAAATGTCACAATCGCTGACAAATAGAAGCCATACGTACCGACTGCATAAAAAGCAAATGCAAactttgttctttttgataattGTTTCTTTTTAAGTTCGAATATTATATGCACGTTTTGCAGATGGAAGCAAAACTATATCAGTATCTCCTCGTGTCTTGGGCCAGATGTGAGTGAATTATACATATGTTTATATAGCTACTGTTTAGCTACTATAGCTTTTATATAACTACTGTTTATTTGCCAAATCATTATACAAGTTATAATACGaaacattttaacatatttGTCACATATCAACATTTTGCTAAAGACTCAAATTCAATTGTGATCTTAATATGAAATGATAACAGACATCAAATTATCTTGTTCAAAGGAAATTTGTCGTTTCATTGTTTAGTGTGGCACTGAATGATAATTTAATACTTCGTCTCCCACTAAGCAAAGAAAGACATCATGAAAAGGCGATGGGTAAAGACATATCTATCCATGTTGTCTGGACATAATATAACTGCTGAGCGCCTAATAGTCATCTCAGCTACACTTAACAATCTCACTTGCCTAAGCTGAGACCACATGTGTTGCATATGCTTCTTTGTGTGGCAAAACCAAAAAAACTAGAGACTCTCAGTCATGCTGCCAAACAcatttcaactgatttgtgacctgggcTTTGTGTACAAGACCACACACTTTCACTTGACATCACTTTTCGGATCATTCTGTTTTAGCATGAAATGATATTACAAAAGTAATCAGTGACAAACATGCTTACATTTCCATAATCCCCATCCATATACAATTGTAGAGATTAGGAATTTGCTGGTTTACTCCTCATGCGCTCCGGTATTCACTTTAAGTATGATAACTCTATGTGTTGATTCTTTGCTTTTCTTTTACATAAACTTAGGTACATTTACTATAGATATGCCACAACTGTCATCTTCAGAGAACACATGCGCAGCGACATAAACTGATATCTAGATAGATGAGATCAAAACCAAGAGAGACACTTATCGTCTAATTGATTGCCCATCATGACAACAAGTCATAAAGACATAATTATATAGACATCCTGGCCTGGGCGAAAGGATCCATGTCTGTAATTCATCTGAACGTCCACAGAAAGTTCAGTTTTAATCATTCACCTTGCCTCAGTTGTGTCTACTTAGTTGTGAGGCTTGACACTATCACTTAATAGGATCCAGATATATTCACTGGTTGAGACATATTGCAAATTGGTCGTCTGGTACCAATTTATGCTGCCACGAATTGAATCTAGAGCTGATAAAGATTTGTTCTGGGCCGTTAATATTGAAGCATTCATTGACGATATTCATGCATCTGAACACTGAGACATGAGTAAATGAAACATTAGCATTACCTTGTaatactgtttttgttttgaacacAGTACAATGTGTGGTAGATAAAGTGTATTCAGACGGCAGTAATCTCACATACACTGCTTAATTGGGCATTGGCATTTATATGCAGATATAAAACTAAAACCTTGAATATAAATGACAAGTTTAGTTTTCGAATAATCAGACACCCCAAGCAAGATGCAGTTTGGGGAGCTTAGCGCTTGACGGTTTTGCTCGTCACGTTTAGGTCATGGTTTAAGTTCTCACatttgaatgttgctaaaagcgacaacGAACTCAAAGCAGCAATTTACTCACGAACTGTTTGAAACAAAGCATGAAAGGTAACAACGATATGTGtttcatgatgaaaacaaatttaagttaataatattgttatagtgtctacttcaggacagccatgtccaaatatttctactgaccaaaaactatgtggccaggctatatgatatttagttattattattcagtctgcaatcttgatctttatcactaccgcagagtacattgttttgtcagctaccttgttcctctttgtcacttccattaattactgtatgtgacatttatggcctttattggtcacccccccttggctgtgtctgtcatcaatcagctgtagaaggaagtgctattagcttctctatctgtccattgttggatctttgcctgtctattgttagaaactatatatatgtatgctcacatctattcTGTACGTGAGAGATGAGAAGTGAGTTGTGAGTGTGGAGgccggcattccgactgtctttgtggggacgaccgcgagcacgATTATGCCCCTctcaggaaaggccctggggttgagctggaagtccgctcacctcattcatgtatacttctttgtcatgtcttgtgaaaccaactaaagaagtttgaacaactaaactatgccttcgtcttcatcaacgcattcatcatttgtcttcgtcaaagcattgcatgtatgtaattctccagtcatcctaTCCATGGGCCGATCCGAAGTCGACTCACCAACCATATATGAACCCGTTGGCAATATCTGAACCACTGACCCTTGGCGTCATCACGATGTTCCAAAGTTACTATGAAGAAGTCCAGTAGTTCAGGTCAACACAGCCCTATATAAACGGGATGAAATAAGTGAAAATGCACTCCTCTGTACCACAACAGCATCCAATGCTTCAAAACTGAAATGTGTTCAGTTGTATGAAAGAAACTACTACTACATATGGAGGCACCACTCCTTGTTACAAGAAGCCCGACTGTAGATTATGGAAAGAAAGGTGAAATGTAGCTACATAGCAAATATTCGGCAGCTAAAATACAATGTTGGTAAAAGCGCATTGTAACGTTTTTTGCTCTAACCTATTCTTATCTGATATATCTCTAACCGGCAGAATTTCTGTACTCAACGTTATTTAACATTAACATGTATATTTAGGTAACACAAATTCACTTCACTGTATGGACGGACCTCGATGGATTACTGACTACTGTCGTATGATAGGAGTTCCGCTGTAAGTACAAGATGCGTATTTCTGATTTTAATTGTGATTTTTGTGTGCTACAAGTAAGATCCCATACATCTTTTGGGTCCCAGCAATAAATCCACAGATGTTTGTTGAGCTTTAGAATCCAGTATCTATTTAGAGTCAAGTGACAcgatgaaaataatgatggttGGTTTATTTGTTCAGTTATCAATCTGGGATTATATATGACAATATTTGATATGCCACTTATATCGATTTCTTTGATCAATCGATTGTATAATATGCTTAATTGTTATAACTGTTATTTGAGACCTTGCCAGTGGGAACCATTTCGAACCTTTCATGTGAAGCAGTCCGACTCTGTATCACAGTCTGCTCAGACAAGAAGGGCTGAATCCATTTCCTTTTTTAGTGTGTGTATTTTACCAACGGCAACATCTGACACTCACACTTTAGAGAcattcaacatatttatctttttGAAGTGAATTAATTTAGTTTTTACGCCGCAAAAAgcggtattccagctatatggcggctttcTGTAAATAAGTTTGGGAAAGAGTTTGGgaaagacaatctagtgatcaatagcataagcatcgttctgcgcagttgggaaccgatcatacgtgtcatccaagtcagcgaacttgaccacccgatcccgttagccgcctgaAACGACatgtcgcctttcatggcaagcatgacATGTtggaggcctgttctaccccgggtctTAACGGGTCttgttatattttggattaaAGAAAACAACATCCATGATATCTTTGTAGCATTAGgtatgatatatgtgtatgaaaCCGCCAGGAGTTTTTGTCATGTGAAGGGATAATTTGAGTCAACATTGCAAGAAAACTTGATGCACATTAGCAGCATGTCACATGTTAACACGTTCCAGAAGCACATTCTTTCGAAAGTAGTCGAATATTTTACACAGCTGTTTAGGACCAGGCATCTTAGTTGATACACACAGCGTGGCTGGCTGAGTCAGGAAGGCAGAGAGAGACAAGGCAGTGCGGTTGGACTGTACATTCCTGAGCCCTGATCTAGACCGCACATGCTATATAAAACCTGCACGTGTGTTGCGGGTATTCCCTTTAGGCACTAATATACAATGCAATTTGGTCAAGGTTGTCACATACATCACTGCTATCTACTATTGTTtaagaaatgtatgtatgtattggatttATTCAGGCAGAAAGCTGACATTccgtacattttcaaaacattataatAAGAAGAATCTGTTCGTTTTCAAATCACTTTAAGAGGTCTTTGTAGAGATTTTCCTTcaattcagtatatatgcacatTGAGTGTGTTATCTAATTCTACCAATACAGTCATGCAGTCATATTCAAGCAGGGTATTTGGCCTCAAAATTATAAGGAATTTGGACTCACTGTTTTGAAACTGATAAATCCATCCACTGCAGTTAATAGCACATTTTCGGCACAGTAATTCcagttttttttaaagtgaTTTTCACATATTCTTTCCATTTTGAGTACAAATTCCAACGAAAATAACACTTAAACTTGCTCCATATAGAATACACAAAATGCAGCTTCAAACCTTCTCGGAAGTGCTACTAGAATGTTCAACAACCAGCGTACTCTGTCTGCCACACTGTATGAATGAAACCTATGTTTGCGATAGATTCATGTGAAAACAAACCCTGCTTGAATAAACTGTGTTaatttcatctgaaagatggtaaTTGAGGCTTTACGACAGCGTAAACAGTTTCCTGTAGAAAACCCAGATAAGATAATTGTGACACTTCAActaaacatacttttcagttttacagCATTCCAGACTGGGTTTGTTTACTGTGACCTCCCTTGTCAAGATTTCTACAGACAGTCATTAATCTTCATTTATGGTTTGCCACAAAGTAAAGTGTTAAAATAACACCAATTATGTTAATACAAACAATGTTAGAGTGGAGAAATAGTGTGAGTTAAGCTTCAGATGGAAAGGGTTGCTAACATGGCCGCCATCTGTAAATGATGATGCCAGCCATAGCAACAGTTAGTACACGCATGCGCAAGCCATGACTGATTACTCTCCTCGCTCTCAGCAGAAGGCAGACTAAAGAGCCTGCCTGGGCCAGATATAAACAGCTGTGTTTAGTTAATCGTGAACTGAACAGACACAAATTATAAAACTTTAATGCAAACTTTTAATGTCTTAAAAAAAGTTCTTCTCTTTCTGAGAACTGACATAAAACTGACAGCAAAACTGTTAATGTTCATTTCTGACGAACCCTTACATCAAGGTAAAATcagttttggaaaaaaaaacactgaaaatgaaCAATGAAAAATATGATTTAATTCATCGCACCAAGAGGTTCAATGGGAAGTCAATACTCTGTAcatgcataaaactaaattaagAAACAAATATGTTAACGCAGGAACCAATTCCCACGGAAGCACGAATAACTTAATAATTTCTCATTCATTATCCATATCTGGCCGAATTGGAAGTTTTTTGCTGAATGGAAATATTTCAAGTATATGTAACATTTTCTACATATTGATGGAATCCAGTCGGTATTTAATTTAGAGGAGTATGCCTGAATATGAAATTTCGGTTAACTGCCATCGAAGACCCTTACATGCCCTTAGCCTTGATATCGTGACTGACACATAGAAGTGCGGGTTTAAGAACAAAAGACTCTTCAGTAAACGTGTGATGGACTAGTATTACGCAATGGATATTTGttttcacacactcacacacacacatacacatgcacacacacgcacacacacacacgcgcacgcacacgtgCACACGTGGTGGGTTATTATGAACAATTACCTCATTAAATACTTCGAAGTACCCAAGAGGACATCAATATTCAATGAGTAGATAAGCTTCCCCGGACAGTCTACCAGATCATTCCATGTTAGTGTACAGTCTGTGTACAATCTCTAAGTGCAAAAGAGACATAACTGTAGTAAACGTCTTACAAACGTCCCTGTGAATGATAACACGATACAACAACTGAATGATACCATGCATAAACTTGAAGATGAACTAATTTCGAAACGCGAAGTAGGCTATAGATATAATGACCTTGCAAACACTACATACTGAAATGGTTAAGGTCCTAGGAGCTCCGAAAGAGGAGATGATACTTAAAAAAAAAGAGTTTCAAGAAAGTTTACTGGAATAATGAATAACAGTTACAGTGGAATGAAGTGACACAATATGAACTTACATGGACTGAAATACAACGGAATAAGCATGCTTATTGTGCTAAACGAAAAGCATTTGATAAGCTTAATAGAAAAtataaaagaaaatatcagaaaaacaaacaacaaaacttgCTGGAAAAATTAAATGAGGCTGACACTGATTTCTGGAAAATGATTGGTACTCTAGGAATTGCCAGTGAGAGACGGGCACCAACACCCATGGCGGTGAACACCGCTAACGGTTCTGCAATTGCTGATACACCAGCTGTTTTAGAGAGATGGGGGGCTGATTTTGAATTCATATACTCGGGGGCTGACGACCGGGATAACGTACTTGACAAGCCCATTTAAATAATGTGGAACAAGACCTGAACAATGTACTTTGTTCTGATGGGGGTTGTAATGATGCACTGAACAGTCCTATCACAAAAGACGGACTACAAAACGCTGTcgaaaggaaaaacaaacaaacaaacaaacaaacataaatataagaAAGTGGTTGGATTTGACAACATTTCTgaggaaatattgaaaaatggtAACTGTACAATTTCCCCCATAAACTGGCTTTGACAAATATATTATCCCAAGTGCATGGCAAGAACCTGTCATTAATGCAATTGTTAAACCTAACACGGagctaaaaaaaaccccaacctaTGACGTACCGAGGTATATCACTAATATCTGCACCATGCAAAAGATAC includes the following:
- the LOC137278832 gene encoding uncharacterized protein, with product MIEIETTNEDGERAKSDVPMAYVKDLPKFVTGLLNNYHDSGQLTWHSQHIPEDEIWLKIGGDHGGGSLKLSLQIANLSRPNSKHNTVIFNIFEAKDTRKNLEIALSPYCEQFKQLNGQTWHGKHLRIFLFGDYDFLSKVYGISGAAAKFPCLWCHASKFQIQKDPESREYVEGRTLKTLKRDHRQFVEKGQGKIENAGAYHNAIHQPLFPVHINRVCPPYLHILLGVVKKHHVMLERECHELDLLIGGHALMTEEESPDAEFGEYILRSREIQKREKKEKKLSTLLEEMEDNTPLAHLELQENKLQETLKKLRKNISRKTQENKLKERKGPVTSNLDKLLNSHKIVPQAYHARSFVGNHCKKYLEPQVYEDLCRSITTIACKMTKHDGTLLRAYWIRDVYEELNRKFSVVHKLISHDKPIGREEIPTIQKKIKEYMSFYRRKFPSSSVTPKMHFLEDHVCDWINTWGFGLGLHGEQGGEQVHATINLLKRRVWGVKSDKMKYEIMLKEHHMQISPCVQSVLPVPTKRVKNS